From a single Populus trichocarpa isolate Nisqually-1 chromosome 17, P.trichocarpa_v4.1, whole genome shotgun sequence genomic region:
- the LOC7495944 gene encoding HIPL1 protein translates to MDGIPSIIFLFCNMLLLTRYGSSYPLCTDLRSPFIPKSPLAFCQYSGSVCCNSTEDVELHKQFKSLNVSDYGCASLLKSTLCSRCDPFSAELYRIVSAPRLVPVLCNSTVSVNSSQSQLAATDFCSRVWDECHNLSISNSPFAIDKGGSVVNSSSKLTELWESKGAFCNEFGGASDDGSVCFDGGPVSLNSSESPSLPSGICLEKIANGSYLNMVAHPDGSNRVFLANQPGKIWLATVPAEGSGETLGLDESNPFLDLTDEVYYDTALGMMGIAFHPNFHQNGRFFASFNCDKVKWPECSGRCSCNSDMGCDPSKLPSENGAQPCQYHSIIAEFSANGTSSQPSLATSVQPQEVRRIFTMGLPFTAHHGGQILFGPEDGYLYFMMGDGGSIGDPYNFSQNKKSLLGKIMRLDIDNIPSGQKITDLGLWGNYSVPGDNAFSEDKGLEPEIWALGLRNPWRCSFDAERPSYFLCADVGQDQYEEVDLITKGGNYGWRVYEGQFLYHPPTAPGGNTSVSSINPIFPVMGYNHSEVNNEEGSASITGGYFYRSMTDPCMYGRYLFSDLYAGAIWAGTENPKDSGNFTSTKLPVSCAHDTPIPCTTAAGSSFPSLGFIFSFGQDNRKDTFILASSGVYRIARPSRCSYVCSMENVTAPVPSSPSPSPSAGKRLSKPLTVLLNILFSASLLILSNFQHI, encoded by the exons ATGGATGGTATTCCTTCAATCATCTTCTTGTTCTGTAACATGCTGCTTCTTACTCGTTATGGTTCTTCATATCCGTTGTGCACTGATTTAA GGTCTCCCTTTATCCCGAAATCACCTCTCGCTTTCTGTCAATACAGTGGAAGCGTATGCTGTAACTCCACTGAAGATGTAGAGTTGCACAAACAGTTTAAATCATTGAATGTTTCTGATTATGGCTGTGCTTCTCTTCTGAAATCAACACTCTGCTCA AGATGTGATCCGTTTTCAGCAGAGCTTTATAGAATTGTATCGGCTCCTCGACTAGTTCCTGTCCTTTGCAATTCCACAGTTTCAGTAAACTCATCCCAGTCCCAACTTGCTGCTACAGACTTTTGCTCAAGAGTTTGGGATGAATGCCATAATTTATCCATATCAAATTCTCCTTTCGCAATAGACAAAGGTGGATCTGTGGTTAATTCTTCTTCCAAACTGACGGAATTATGGGAGTCAAAGGGTGCTTTCTGTAATGAGTTTGGAGGAGCTTCTGATGATGGTTCGGTATGTTTCGATGGTGGACCAGTTTCACTAAACAGTTCTGAAAGTCCAAGTCTCCCTAGTGGTATCTGCCTTGAGAAGATTGCGAACGGATCCTACCTTAATATGGTAGCTCATCCTGATGGTTCAAACCGTGTCTTCTTAGCAAACCAACCGGGTAAGATTTGGTTGGCTACGGTTCCTGCTGAGGGATCAGGAGAAACTCTAGGGCTTGATGAATCAAACCCTTTTCTTGATTTGACCGACGAAGTATATTATGATACTGCATTGGGGATGATGGGAATAGCTTTTCATCCAAATTTTCATCAAAATGGACGTTTCTTTGCTTCTTTTAACTGTGATAAGGTAAAATGGCCGGAATGTTCAGGAAGATGTTCATGTAACTCTGATATGGGATGTGATCCTTCAAAGCTTCCCTCTGAGAATGGAGCGCAACCTTGCCAGTATCACAGCATCATAGCAGAGTTTAGTGCAAATGGTACCTCATCGCAACCTTCCTTG GCAACAAGTGTGCAACCACAGGAAGTCAGAAGAATATTTACCATGGGTTTGCCATTTACTGCCCATCATGGTGGTCAGATACTTTTTGGACCTGAAGATGGATATTTGTACTTTATGATGGGAGATGGTGGAAGTATTGGCGATCCTTACAATTTTTCACAAAACAAGAAATCATTGCTTGGAAAAATTATGAGGCTGGACATAGACAACATTCCAA GTGGCCAAAAGATCACTGACCTAGGCCTGTGGGGAAATTACTCTGTCCCTGGAGATAATGCATTTTCTGAAGACAAGGGATTGGAGCCTGAAATCTGGGCACTAGGATTAAGAAATCCTTGGCGATGCTCTTTTGATGCAGAGAGGCCTTCCTACTTTCTCTGTGCAGATGTTGGCCAG GATCAATATGAAGAGGTAGATCTCATCACCAAGGGTGGTAACTACGGATGGCGTGTTTATGAGGGTCAATTTCTGTACCATCCCCCAACTGCTCCAGGGGGGAATACATCTGTGAGTTCCATAAATCCAATTTTTCCTGTAATGGGATACAACCACTCAGAAGTAAACAATGAAGAAGGATCTGCATCAATTACAGGAGGCTATTTCTATCGATCGATGACTGATCCATGCATGTATGGAAG ATACCTTTTTTCAGATTTGTACGCTGGAGCAATATGGGCTGGAACAGAGAACCCGAAAGATAGCGGGAACTTCACAAGCACTAAGCTTCCTGTTAGTTGTGCCCATGACACTCCTATCCCATGCACGACGGCAGCAGGGAGTTCTTTCCCTTCACTGGGATTCATATTCTCTTTTGGTCAGGATAACAGGAAAGACACGTTTATTTTAGCCAGCAGTGGTGTATACAGAATAGCTCGTCCTAGCAGATGCAGTTACGTTTGCTCAATGGAGAATGTCACAGCTCCTGTTCCCtcctccccttccccttccccttctgcCGGAAAACGTCTCAGCAAGCCACTAACAGTGCTGCTAAATATTCTTTTCTCCGCTTCGTTGTTGATATTATCGAACtttcaacatatataa
- the LOC18107287 gene encoding uncharacterized protein LOC18107287 — MEFFNQAKAVRLKSHHDKYLVADEDGETVRQSRDGSSRRARWTVELIQGNNHHIRLKSCRGKYLTASEEPFLLGMAGKKVVQDMPVSVKDTAIDWEPRTEGFLVKLKTSRGKFLLANGRMPPWRNSVTHDTPRRTVTHDWVLWEVDVMDILETILPASQLSGASPLSDIGSQYVVSFSSRRLSIARESAMDIFEKATSVRLRSHHDKYLTADDDEETVSQERNGTVKNAKWTVEIVGHSNVIRLKSCFGRYLTASNLPFFLGMTGKKVLQTLPERLDSSVEWEPIREGVQVRLRTRYGQYLRANGGVPPWRNHITHDIPHRTSTQDWILWDVDVVQIRVPDPATPPVQQQQQPPGEQSQTAPNSEASSPTTSPRFLFVQSDDSFEGSSVKNEGRAIHYRVAINVDGDVDENEELSFTFKGSMVEELKNKLEEETGLVDIQVCSRNPLNGKIYPLRLHLPPNNTEMHVVVVPSPGRD, encoded by the exons ATGGAATTCTTCAACCAAGCCAAAGCAGTGAGACTCAAGAGTCACCACGACAAGTACCTTGTTGCAGATGAGGATGGAGAAACTGTTCGGCAGAGCCGCGACGGATCATCACGAAGAGCCCGTTGGACAGTAGAGTTGATTCAAGGCAATAACCATCATATCCGACTAAAAAGTTGTCGTGGAAAGTATCTTACAGCCTCGGAGGAGCCATTCTTGCTAGGCATGGCAGGGAAGAAAGTGGTACAAGACATGCCAGTATCTGTAAAGGATACTGCGATTGATTGGGAACCAAGAACTGAAGGGTTTCTTGTCAAGTTAAAGACAAGTAGAGGCAAGTTCTTGCTTGCTAACGGACGCATGCCACCATGGAGAAACTCGGTCACACACGACACCCCACGCAGGACTGTAACACACGATTGGGTACTTTGGGAAGTGGATGTGATGGACATTCTCGAAACTATATTGCCTGCTTCGCAGCTCTCCGGTGCTTCACCGCTTTCCGATATAGGCTCCCAGTACGTCGTTAGTTTTTCTAGCCGCAGACTTTCTATTGCAAGAGAG AGTGCTAtggatatttttgaaaaagcaaCCTCTGTTCGTCTTCGGAGTCACCATGACAAGTATCTTACAgcagatgatgatgaagaaaccGTTAGCCAAGAGCGCAATGGGACAGTGAAGAATGCGAAATGGACTGTGGAGATTGTCGGCCATAGCAATGTTATACGTTTGAAAAGTTGTTTTGGCAGATACTTGACAGCCAGTAACTTGCCGTTCTTTCTAGGAATGACAGGCAAGAAAGTGCTGCAAACTTTGCCTGAACGATTGGATTCTTCTGTGGAATGGGAGCCCATCAGGGAAGGCGTCCAGGTTAGGCTCAGGACGCGTTACGGGCAATATTTACGCGCAAATGGAGGCGTGCCACCTTGGAGAAATCATATAACACATGACATTCCTCATAGAACTTCGACGCAGGATTGGATTCTATGGGATGTGGATGTTGTACAGATAAGAGTCCCAGATCCTGCAACTCCGCCAgtacagcaacaacaacaaccacctGGTGAACAAAGTCAAACGGCACCGAATTCCGAGGCTAGTTCACCAACGACGTCCCCCAGATTTTTGTTCGTGCAGTCCGATGATTCTTTCGAAGGTTCGTCGGTGAAAAATGAAGGCAGGGCCATACATTACCGAGTGGCCATTAATGTAGATGGTGATGTTGACGAAAATGAAGAACTTTCCTTCACATTTAAGGGAAGCATGGTGGAGGAATTGAAGAATAAGTTGGAAGAAGAGACAGGGCTCGTTGATATCCAAGTTTGCTCCAGGAATCCATTGAATGGGAAGATCTATCCCCTTCGCTTACATCTTCCACCAAACAACACAGAAATGCATGTTGTTGTCGTTCCCTCTCCAGGGAGAGATTAG
- the LOC7482439 gene encoding cleavage and polyadenylation specificity factor subunit 3-I isoform X1, with the protein MASTGQSQSLKRRDAPVTREGGDQLTLTPLGAGNEVGRSCVYMSFKGKTVLFDCGIHPAYSGMAALPYFDEIDPSTIDVLLVTHFHLDHAASLPYFLEKTTFRGRVFMTHATKAIYKLLLTDYVKVSKVSVEDMLFDEKDINRSMDKIEVIDFHQTLDVNGIKFWCYTAGHVLGAAMFMVDIAGVRVLYTGDYSREEDRHLRAAEMPQFSPDICIIESTYGVQLHQPRHLREKRFTDVIHSTISLGGRVLIPAFALGRAQELLLILDEYWANHPELHNIPIYYASPLAKKCMTVYQTYILSMNERIRNQFANSNPFKFKHISPLNSIEDFSDVGPSVVMASPGGLQSGLSRQLFDMWCSDKKNACVLPGYVVEGTLAKTIINEPKEVQLMNGLTAPLNMQVHYISFSAHADYAQTSTFLKELMPPNIILVHGEANEMGRLKQKLITEFADGNTKIITPKNCQSVEMYFNSEKMAKTIGKLAERTPDVGETVSGILVKKGFTYQIMAPGDLHVFSQLSTGNITQRITIPFSGAFGVIKHRLEQIYESVESGTDEESGFPTLQVHELVTVKQESDRHISLHWTADPISDMVSDSIVALVLNISREVPKVIVESEDIKSEEENEKKAEKVIYALLVSLFGDVKLGENGKLVLRVDGNVAELDKQSGDVESENEGLKERVRTAFRRIRSAVRPIPLPLPAPAS; encoded by the exons ATGGCATCAACAGGGCAATCACAGTCACTAAAAAGAAGGGATGCACCAGTAACAAGAGAAGGAGGGGATCAGCTAACTCTAACCCCTTTAGGTGCTGGAAATGAAGTGGGTCGATCCTGTGTTTACATGTCATTTAAAGGCAAGACTGTATTG TTTGATTGTGGAATTCATCCGGCTTATTCGGGTATGGCTGCTTTACCTTACTTCGATGAGATTGACCCTTCCACTATTGATGTACTTCTCGTTACACA CTTTCACTTGGATCATGCTGCATCCTTGCCTTATTTTCTTGAGAAG ACCACATTCAGAGGTCGAGTTTTCATGACTCATGCGACAAAGGCTATCTACAAGTTGCTTTTGACTGATTATGTAAAAGTGAGCAAAGTTTCAGTGGAAGATATGTTGTTTGATGAGAAAGACATAAACCGCTCAATGGATAAAATCGAG GTTATTGACTTCCATCAGACTCTGGATGTTAATGGCATTAAATTTTGGTGCTACACTGCTGGCCATGTCCTTGGTGCTGCCATGTTCATGGTAGATATCGCTGGTGTTCGAGTGCTGTATACTGGAGACTATTCACGTGAAGAAGATCGGCATCTTCGTGCTGCTGAGATGCCACAATTCTCTCCAGACATATGCATAATTGAATCTACCTATGGTGTCCAACTCCATCAACCTCGACACCTTCGGGAGAAGCGCTTCACTGATGTTATCCACTCCACCATCTCTCTAGGTGGTCGTGTTCTAATTCCAGCATTTGCTCTTGGCCGAGCTCAAGAACTCCTTTTGATCCTTGATGAGTATTGGGCAAACCATCCCGAGCTTCATAACATTCCCATATATTATGCTTCTCCCCTTGCAAAAAAGTGTATGACTGTTTACCAGACATACATCCTTTCTATGAATGAAAGGATCCGCAATCAGTTTGCGAATTCAAACCCCTTCAAATTCAAGCATATATCACCATTAAATAGCATTGAAGATTTTAGTGATGTAGGGCCATCTGTGGTTATGGCAAGTCCTGGAGGACTGCAGAGCGGGTTGTCAAGGCAGTTGTTTGATATGTGGTGCTCTGATAAGAAAAATGCTTGTGTTTTACCTGGATATGTTGTTGAAGGGACCCTAGCTAAGACAATCATTAATGAACCAAAGGAGGTACAGCTCATGAATGGACTAACTGCACCACTCAACATGCAGGTCCATTACATCTCATTCTCTGCACATGCAGATTATGCTCAGACAAGTACATTTTTGAAAGAGCTCATGCCTCCTAACATTATTCTTGTTCATGGAGAAGCCAATGAAATGGGAAGGCTCAAACAGAAACTTATCACAGAGTTTGCTGATGGCAATACCAAGATAATCACCCCAAAGAATTGCCAGTCTGTTGAGATGTATTTCAACTCTGAAAAAATGGCAAAAACCATTGGAAAGCTGGCTGAAAGGACCCCGGATGTTGGTGAAACTGTCAGTGGTATACTGGTGAAGAAGGGCTTCACTTATCAAATCATGGCACCTGGAGATCTCCATGTCTTCTCACAACTATCAACTGGAAATATTACTCAGAGGATTACCATTCCTTTTTCTGGTGCATTTGGTGTGATAAAGCACAGGCTTGAGCAGATTTATGAGAGTGTGGAGTCTGGAACTGACGAGGAGTCTGGGTTTCCAACATTGCAAGTGCATGAGCTGGTAACAGTGAAACAAGAGTCTGATAGACATATTTCACTTCATTGGACTGCTGACCCCATAAGTGATATGGTGTCTGATTCAATTGTAGCTTTGGTTTTGAACATCAGCCGGGAGGTTCCTAAGGTAATTGTCGAGTCAGAGGACATAAAATCTgaggaagaaaatgagaaaaaagcaGAGAAAGTGATTTATGCCCTCCTTGTTTCACTTTTTGGAGATGTGAAACTTGGAGAGAACGGGAAGCTGGTCTTACGTGTTGATGGGAATGTGGCAGAGCTTGACAAACAGAGTGGGGATGTTGAGAGTGAGAATGAAGGTCTCAAGGAACGAGTTAGGACAGCATTTAGGCGAATACGAAGTGCTGTGAGGCCAATCCCGCTCCCGCTCCCTGCACCTGCATCTTag
- the LOC7482439 gene encoding cleavage and polyadenylation specificity factor subunit 3-I isoform X2: MTHATKAIYKLLLTDYVKVSKVSVEDMLFDEKDINRSMDKIEVIDFHQTLDVNGIKFWCYTAGHVLGAAMFMVDIAGVRVLYTGDYSREEDRHLRAAEMPQFSPDICIIESTYGVQLHQPRHLREKRFTDVIHSTISLGGRVLIPAFALGRAQELLLILDEYWANHPELHNIPIYYASPLAKKCMTVYQTYILSMNERIRNQFANSNPFKFKHISPLNSIEDFSDVGPSVVMASPGGLQSGLSRQLFDMWCSDKKNACVLPGYVVEGTLAKTIINEPKEVQLMNGLTAPLNMQVHYISFSAHADYAQTSTFLKELMPPNIILVHGEANEMGRLKQKLITEFADGNTKIITPKNCQSVEMYFNSEKMAKTIGKLAERTPDVGETVSGILVKKGFTYQIMAPGDLHVFSQLSTGNITQRITIPFSGAFGVIKHRLEQIYESVESGTDEESGFPTLQVHELVTVKQESDRHISLHWTADPISDMVSDSIVALVLNISREVPKVIVESEDIKSEEENEKKAEKVIYALLVSLFGDVKLGENGKLVLRVDGNVAELDKQSGDVESENEGLKERVRTAFRRIRSAVRPIPLPLPAPAS, encoded by the exons ATGACTCATGCGACAAAGGCTATCTACAAGTTGCTTTTGACTGATTATGTAAAAGTGAGCAAAGTTTCAGTGGAAGATATGTTGTTTGATGAGAAAGACATAAACCGCTCAATGGATAAAATCGAG GTTATTGACTTCCATCAGACTCTGGATGTTAATGGCATTAAATTTTGGTGCTACACTGCTGGCCATGTCCTTGGTGCTGCCATGTTCATGGTAGATATCGCTGGTGTTCGAGTGCTGTATACTGGAGACTATTCACGTGAAGAAGATCGGCATCTTCGTGCTGCTGAGATGCCACAATTCTCTCCAGACATATGCATAATTGAATCTACCTATGGTGTCCAACTCCATCAACCTCGACACCTTCGGGAGAAGCGCTTCACTGATGTTATCCACTCCACCATCTCTCTAGGTGGTCGTGTTCTAATTCCAGCATTTGCTCTTGGCCGAGCTCAAGAACTCCTTTTGATCCTTGATGAGTATTGGGCAAACCATCCCGAGCTTCATAACATTCCCATATATTATGCTTCTCCCCTTGCAAAAAAGTGTATGACTGTTTACCAGACATACATCCTTTCTATGAATGAAAGGATCCGCAATCAGTTTGCGAATTCAAACCCCTTCAAATTCAAGCATATATCACCATTAAATAGCATTGAAGATTTTAGTGATGTAGGGCCATCTGTGGTTATGGCAAGTCCTGGAGGACTGCAGAGCGGGTTGTCAAGGCAGTTGTTTGATATGTGGTGCTCTGATAAGAAAAATGCTTGTGTTTTACCTGGATATGTTGTTGAAGGGACCCTAGCTAAGACAATCATTAATGAACCAAAGGAGGTACAGCTCATGAATGGACTAACTGCACCACTCAACATGCAGGTCCATTACATCTCATTCTCTGCACATGCAGATTATGCTCAGACAAGTACATTTTTGAAAGAGCTCATGCCTCCTAACATTATTCTTGTTCATGGAGAAGCCAATGAAATGGGAAGGCTCAAACAGAAACTTATCACAGAGTTTGCTGATGGCAATACCAAGATAATCACCCCAAAGAATTGCCAGTCTGTTGAGATGTATTTCAACTCTGAAAAAATGGCAAAAACCATTGGAAAGCTGGCTGAAAGGACCCCGGATGTTGGTGAAACTGTCAGTGGTATACTGGTGAAGAAGGGCTTCACTTATCAAATCATGGCACCTGGAGATCTCCATGTCTTCTCACAACTATCAACTGGAAATATTACTCAGAGGATTACCATTCCTTTTTCTGGTGCATTTGGTGTGATAAAGCACAGGCTTGAGCAGATTTATGAGAGTGTGGAGTCTGGAACTGACGAGGAGTCTGGGTTTCCAACATTGCAAGTGCATGAGCTGGTAACAGTGAAACAAGAGTCTGATAGACATATTTCACTTCATTGGACTGCTGACCCCATAAGTGATATGGTGTCTGATTCAATTGTAGCTTTGGTTTTGAACATCAGCCGGGAGGTTCCTAAGGTAATTGTCGAGTCAGAGGACATAAAATCTgaggaagaaaatgagaaaaaagcaGAGAAAGTGATTTATGCCCTCCTTGTTTCACTTTTTGGAGATGTGAAACTTGGAGAGAACGGGAAGCTGGTCTTACGTGTTGATGGGAATGTGGCAGAGCTTGACAAACAGAGTGGGGATGTTGAGAGTGAGAATGAAGGTCTCAAGGAACGAGTTAGGACAGCATTTAGGCGAATACGAAGTGCTGTGAGGCCAATCCCGCTCCCGCTCCCTGCACCTGCATCTTag
- the LOC7482440 gene encoding cleavage and polyadenylation specificity factor subunit 3-I, with protein MASTGQSQSLKRRDAPVKREGGDQLTLTPLGAGNEVGRSCVYMSFKGKTVLFDCGIHLAYSGMAALPYFDEIDPSTIDVLLVTHFHLDHAASLPYFLEKTTFRGRVFMTHATKAIYKLLLTDYVKVSKVSVEDMLFDEKDINRSMDKIEVIDFHQTVDVNGIKFWCYTAGHVLGAAMFMVDIAGVRVLYTGDYSREEDRHLRAAEMPQFSPDICIIESTYGVQLHQPRHIREKRFTDVIHSTISLGGRVLIPAFALGRAQELLLILDEYWSNHPELHNIPVYYASPLAKKCMTVYQTYILSMNERIRNQFADSNPFKFKHISPLNSIEDFTDVGPSVVMATPGGLQSGLSRQLFDMWCSDKKNACVIPGFLVEGTLAKTIINEPKEVQLMNGLTAPLNMQVHYISFSAHADYAQTSTFLKELMPPNIILVHGEANEMGRLKQKLITEFTDGNTKIITPKNCQSVEMYFNSEKMAKTTGKLAERTPDVGETVSGILVKKGFTYQIMAPEDLHVFSQLSTGNITQRITIPFSGAFGVIKHRLEQIYESVESGTDEESGSPTLQVHELVTVKQESDRHISLHWTADPISDMVSDSIVALVLNISREVPKVIVESEDIKSEEENEKKAEKVIYAFLVSLFGDVKLGENGKLVISVDGNVAELDKQSGDVESENEGLKERVRTAFRRIQSAVRPIPLPAS; from the exons ATGGCATCAACAGGGCAATCACAGTCACTAAAAAGAAGGGATGCACCAGTAAAAAGAGAAGGAGGGGATCAGCTAACTCTAACCCCTTTAGGTGCTGGAAATGAAGTGGGTCGATCCTGTGTTTACATGTCATTTAAAGGCAAGACAGTATTG TTTGATTGTGGAATTCATCTGGCTTATTCGGGTATGGCTGCTTTGCCTTACTTCGATGAGATTGACCCTTCCACTATTGATGTACTTCTCGTTACACA CTTTCACTTGGATCATGCTGCATCCCTACCTTATTTTCTTGagaag ACCACATTCAGAGGTCGAGTTTTCATGACTCATGCAACAAAGGCTATCTACAAGTTGCTTTTGACTGATTATGTAAAAGTGAGCAAGGTTTCAGTGGAAGATATGTTGTTTGATGAGAAAGACATAAACCGCTCAATGGATAAAATCGAG GTTATTGACTTCCATCAGACTGTGGATGTTAATGGCATTAAATTTTGGTGCTACACTGCTGGCCATGTCCTTGGGGCTGCCATGTTCATGGTAGATATTGCCGGTGTTCGAGTGCTGTATACTGGAGACTATTCGCGTGAAGAAGATCGGCATCTTCGTGCTGCTGAGATGCCACAATTCTCTCCAGACATATGCATAATTGAATCTACCTATGGTGTCCAACTCCATCAACCTCGACACATTCGGGAGAAGCGCTTCACTGATGTTATCCACTCCACCATCTCTCTAGGTGGTCGTGTTCTAATTCCAGCATTTGCCCTTGGCCGAGCTCAAGAACTCCTTTTGATCCTTGATGAGTATTGGTCAAACCATCCCGAGCTTCATAACATTCCCGTATATTATGCTTCTCCCCTTGCGAAAAAGTGTATGACTGTTTACCAGACATACATCCTTTCTATGAATGAAAGGATCCGCAATCAGTTTGCGGATTCAAACCCCTTCAAATTCAAGCATATATCTCCGTTAAATAGCATTGAAGATTTTACTGATGTAGGGCCATCTGTGGTTATGGCAACTCCTGGAGGACTGCAGAGCGGTTTGTCAAGGCAGTTGTTTGATATGTGGTGCTCTGATAAGAAAAATGCTTGTGTTATACCTGGATTTCTTGTTGAAGGGACCTTAGCTAAGACAATCATTAATGAACCAAAGGAGGTACAGCTCATGAATGGACTGACTGCACCACTCAACATGCAGGTCCATTACATCTCGTTCTCTGCCCATGCAGATTATGCTCAGACAAGTACATTTTTGAAAGAGCTCATGCCTCCTAACATTATTCTTGTTCATGGAGAAGCCAATGAAATGGGAAGGCTCAAACAGAAACTTATCACAGAGTTTACTGACGGCAACACCAAGATAATCACCCCAAAGAATTGCCAGTCTGTTGAGATGTATTTCAACTCTGAAAAAATGGCAAAAACCACTGGAAAGCTGGCTGAAAGGACCCCGGATGTTGGTGAAACTGTCAGTGGTATACTGGTGAAGAAGGGCTTCACTTATCAAATCATGGCACCTGAAGATCTCCATGTCTTCTCACAACTATCAACTGGAAATATTACTCAGAGGATTACCATTCCTTTTTCTGGTGCATTTGGTGTGATAAAGCACAGGCTTGAGCAGATTTATGAGAGTGTGGAGTCTGGAACTGACGAGGAGTCTGGGTCTCCAACATTGCAAGTGCATGAGCTGGTAACAGTGAAACAAGAATCTGATAGACATATTTCACTTCATTGGACTGCTGACCCCATAAGTGATATGGTGTCTGATTCAATTGTAGCTTTGGTTTTGAACATCAGCCGGGAGGTTCCTAAGGTAATTGTCGAGTCAGAGGACATAAAATCTgaggaagaaaatgagaaaaaagcaGAGAAAGTGATTTATGCCTTCCTTGTTTCACTTTTTGGAGATGTGAAACTTGGAGAGAACGGGAAACTGGTCATAAGTGTTGATGGGAATGTAGCAGAGCTTGACAAACAGAGTGGGGATGTTGAGAGTGAGAATGAAGGTCTCAAGGAACGAGTTAGGACAGCATTTAGGCGAATTCAAAGTGCTGTGAGGCCAATCCCGCTCCCTGCATCTTAg